TATGGCAGTGTTGATGGCCTGTACGCCTGTGGCTGAGAACATGTTGACGAAGTTCAGGCTCTTGCCGAACAAGGCAAGCCAGGCCATGGGGGTTACTAGGGATATGAAAAATGACCCCCTCCTGCCCACCCACTTCTTGAGCTCCCTCTCCACAAGCACTGCAGTCTCCCTTATCATGATCTCACCGCCCTCATCAGCCTCCTGAACTTAAAGGCATCAAAGGACTCCTCCTCCCTGAGCCCGTGGCCCGTCAGCTCCAGGAACACCTCCTCCAGGTTCGGCCTCACCACCCTCAGCTCAGCAACGTTGAAATTTGAGAGCAGCTTTATGATCTGTGGCATGGCCTCAGCTGAGGACTCCACCTTTATGACAACATGCCCGTCTATCTCCTTTACATCATTGAACTCCCTTGAGAGGACCTCAAGGGCCTTCGCGACCTCAGCGTCGTTCTTGAGCTTAACGTAGATCCTGTCCCCCTTAACCTTGGCCTTTAGGTCCTCTGGCGTCCCTTCGGCCACTATATGGCCATGATCTATTATAGCCACCCTGTCGGAAAGCTCCTCGGCCTCCTCCATGTAATGGGTGGTCAGTATTATCGTGACTCCCTCCTTCTTCAGCGCCCTCACCAGGTCCCATATGTGTCTCCTGCTCTGTACGTCAAGCCCTACCGTTGGCTCATCCAGGAAGAGGACCTTTGGGTCGTGCACTATGCTCATCGCTATCTCAAGTCTCCTCCTCATGCCGCCGCTGTAGTACATTACCCTTCTCTTGGCGGCATCCTCAAGCTCCATGAACTTTATAGCGTCCCAGGCCCTCTCCTCTGCCTCCTTGCCCCTGTACCCGTGAAGCTTAGCCATCAGTAAAACGTTGTCAAAGCCTGTGAGCTCGTCATCCGCTGTGAGGTCCTGTGGCACAACCCCTATTACCTTCCTCACCTTAGTCCTCTCCCTCACTATGCTGTACCCCTCCACGAACGCGTCCCCCTCGGTTGGCATCCTGAGGGTTGCCAGCATCGATATAGTGGTGGTCTTGCCCGCCCCGTTAGGGCCCAGCAGTGAGTAGATCTCGCCCCTGTAGACCTTGAAACTCACGTGATCGACTGCCAGCAGGCTTCCGTACCTCTTCGTTAAGCCCCTGACGTCTATTGAGACCTCGCTCAATAGCGTCACCAAAGGGTTCTTCTTTTAAGGGGTTATATATCTTTATTCAATATTTAGCTTTGTTAATCTTCAGCCTCCTGTAGAGCTGGGCAGCCTCCGCCAGGTGTTTCCTGCCAATCCTCATGTGCTCACCCATCTCAACAAGTATCTCCAGGCCCGCTATGACGGACTCCACAACCGCGTGAGACTGATATATTCTCCTGATCTCGTCCTCTCCCCCCATGTATAACATCATCGCCGGCGGCCTCGAGGTGTCGTAAACGACCATCTCGGCCACCTGCTTAGGCTCTATCCGGGCCTCAGGGAGGCCTACCAGGCTCCTAAGCCTCCTGCTCTTCTCAAGGACATCACCGAGGCTTTCGAGCGTGTAACCGCCCTTGCCCGTTAGCACCAGCGCCCTCTCGTCGCCATCGATAACGTCTCCGCTGGGGCAGCCCTCGCCCCCTATCGTTACCAGGCCCCTCAGTATGGGCTGAACAGAGTAGGGCTCGCCGCATGAAGGCCTGGCAGCGCCATAGAAGCCCCCTATTCTCCTCGCGAGCTCCAGCGGAAGCGTCGGGGAGAGACTCTCAACGAACACCGTCGTGACCCCCGAGAGGTGAAGCTCGTAGACGCCGGGAAGCGACGCCGTGAAGAGGTCCCTGTCGCTGAGGCTGCTGTAGAAGCTCATCCTTCTCTGTATGTTAGGCCTGCTGAACCTTATGGGGTAGGCCGCCACGTCGGCCACGGCCGTTAGGCCTGGGACCACGACCCTGCCCTCGCCGCCAAGTATCAGCGTGGCTCCCTGTATCTCCTCAGACGCCGGCTGGGGGCCCACCTCCCTTATAACGCCGTCCTCCACGTAGACGTAGGCATCCCTTATGAGCTCCTTTCCCGTGTACACAGCCGAAGCGTTTATCAGCACTGAGAGGGTCAAGACTTAGCCCAGGCTTCTCTCTGCTACAGGGCTTTTTAACACCCTTTCGGCAGGAGGCCCCGCTTATAATGACAAAGACACTTCAAGGCCTGTCCTTAACCTTTTGCTAAAAACTAATAAAAAATAATGAAATTTCTGCGAAAATGAGAAGTACACAGGGCAACCAATGATGGCAGGGCAACCCTAGGTGAGCGGTGAACCGAACAGGGTCTACGTGGCTGACCCCGATGCTGTCATAGACGGCACGCTGAGGAAGCTGCTTGAGTCGAGTAAGCTCATGGGAAAGGTGCTCGTGCCGAAGGGCCTGATAAGCTACCTCTACTCAGAGGCCAGGGCCGGAAGGAGCATAGGCTTCACAGGCCTTGACGAGGCCTCAAAGGTCTTTGGGGCCCCTGGAGGCCAGGTAGAGCTTGACGAGTCCATTACGCTGAGCAGTTACGAGAGCCTCAAGGAGGCCGTCAGGGACAGGGCCCGAAGGATAGGGGCCGTCCTAATTACAAGTGACCCTATTCAGGCCATGGCGGCCAAGTCAATAGGCGTTGAAGTCATGTACACTGGGATCTCTAGGGAGGGGAGACTGAAGATAGAGGACTACTTCAACGAGAAGACTATGAGCGTCCACCTCAAGGAGAACGCCGTCCCTCTCGCCAAGGTGGGCAGGCCTGGGAGCTGGATCTTCGTGAAGCTCTCCGAAGCCGCCCTTACGAGGGCCGAGATCATGGAGATGGCGAGAGAGATCATGGAGAGGGCCCTCACAACGGGCGAGGGCTTCATAGAGATAGACAGAGCAGGGTCGACCATAGTTCAGCTGCGCGACTACAGGATAATCATAACCAGGCCCCCTCTGAGCGACGGCTGGGAGATAACAGCGACGAGGCCCATAGCGAAGCTCAGGCTTGAGGACTACAACCTTCACCCTAAGCTGATGGAAAGGCTTCTCTCCAGGGCCGAGGGCATACTGATAAGCGGGGCCCCTGGAGCGGGCAAGACGACGTTCGCCCAGGCCCTGGCGGAGTTCTACGCGTCGAAGGGGAAGGTCGTCAAGACCATAGAGTCGCCCAGAGACATGAGGCTGCCGCCCTCCATTACCCAGTACTCCAAGAGCTATGCTGACCTGAGGGAACTTCATGACATCCTTCTCCTCTCAAGGCCTGACTACACAGTCTTTGACGAGATGAGAGACGATGACGACTTCAAGCTTTACGTGGACCTGAGGCTCGCAGGCATCGGCATGATAGGCGTTGTCCATGCCACAAGCCCTATAGACGCTATTCAGAGGCTTGCGACAAGGGTCGAGCTCGGCATGATACCAAGCATAGTTGATACGACCATATTCATAGAGGCAGGTCAGGTCAGCAAGGTCTACGAGCTGAGCATAACGGTTAAGCTGCCCACAGGCCTCAAGGAGGAGGAGCTCGCGAGGCCTGTTGTTGAGGTGAAGGACTTTATAACTGGGGACCTTGAGTACGAGCTGTACACCTTTGGAGAGCAGGTAATGGTCGTGCCCATTAGCGCCAGGGAAGGTCGGGCTGATTTAGCTAGTAAGGTAGCCAAGATAATCCCAGGCGCAGAGGCTGAGATCAAGGAGGGGGCTCTAGTGATCAGGCTCCCAAGGAAGGCCAACCTGACCTCACGTAAGGTCAAGGCGCTGAAGAAGCTGGCCCAGGACGAGGGCCTTGACCTCAGGTTCGTGCCAAAGGGCTGACGCCATTTAATAATTAAATGGGAAGCCCTTCCTCGCTCTGAAGGGCCAGAGGGTGGAGGCAGAGCTCTTCGAGAGGTTCTCAAGGCAGGTCCTCCTTAAGGGGATCGGACAGGAGGGCATGAAGAGGATCAGGGACTCAAGGGTCGCTATCATAGGCTGCGGAGCCCTCGGCTCAGCCGAGGCCGAGCTGCTCGCGAGGGCCGGCGTTGGCTTCCTGAGGGTTGTTGACAGGGACGTGGTCGACTACACGAACATTCACAGGACCCACATGGTTGGCGAGAGGGAGGCCGAGGAGGGGAAGCCCAAGGCTCTGGCCTGTCAGGAGGGCGTGAAGGGCATAGATGGCTCCATAAGGACGGAGGCCGTAATAGATGACGTAGATAGCGATAACGCGGAGGACCTCATGAGGGACGTCGACATAGTGCTTGACGGCTCCGATAACCTTGAGACCAGGTTCCTCATAAACGAGGTCGCCGTGAAGAAGGGGAAGCCCTGGGTCTACGCAGGGGTCAACGGGTGGTACGGCACTGTCATGTTCATAAGCCCAAGGAAAGGTCCATGCCTTAGGTGCTTCATGAGTCCTGAGATGGCCCAGGACACGTCCTGCGACATAATCCCAACTATCGGGACCGTGACCACCATGACTGGCTCCGTGGCCGCAGGGCTCGCGCTCAGGTACCTGGCTGGCGACGAGCCGGAGCCAGGGGAGCTGATACTGATAGACGGGCGGCTCATGAACATAGAGAAGGTATCCGTTAGGAGAGATCCCCAGTGCCCCGTCTGCGGGCTCAGAAGGTTCGAGATGCTCTCAAGGAGGCCCTCCTACGGTGTTGCCAGGCTTTGCGGCTCCAGGGCGTTCAAGGTGAGGCTTAACAGGCCTGTCAACCTGGAGGAGGCCGTGAAGGCGCTTGAGAGGGCTAACGAGCTGGTCATGGCGAGGCCGGGCTGGGTGAGGGTTCTGACCAAGGAGGGGGCCTCCGTGACCATAGTAGGCAGGCTGGTCATTATAGAGAACGCTAAGGACGAGACGGCCGCTGCACAGATCTACGACAAGCTTATGAGGGCGGTAGGCCTGTCCAGCATGTGAAGGCCCATGTGGAGGCTTACATGCCCGAGGTGTGGGTTTAAGGGGGAGGAGGGCAGGTATTACCCCTTCTGCCCTAGGTGCGGGGGAGCCCTGGAGCTGGAGGGCGAGCTGCCTAAGTATGGGAGGCTGCTGGGCGAGGGGAACACGCCTCTCATCTACAGGAGGACCAGGCTCGGCGTCCTCGGCTTCAAGCTCGAGTACCTGAACCCCTCGGGGAGCTTTAAGGATAGGGGAACCTCGGTCAGCCTCCAGCTGGCAAGGGACCTAGGGTACAGGTGCACTGTTGAGGACTCGAGCGGCAACTCAGGCATTTCAACTGCCACATACGCAGCCTACCTAGGCCTTGAGGCCACTATAGCGGTGCCCGCCTCTGCCCCCCAGGGCAAAAAGGAAGTCCTGAGGTCGCTCGGGGCTAACGTCGTTGAGCTGCCCACAAGGGAGGAGGCCGCCAGGTTCGCCGAGGGCCTCTCATCAAGATGCTTCTACGTGTCTCACTCAAGAAGCGCCGTCTTCCTTGAAGGCATGAAGTCCGCCGGTCAGGAGCTACCTGAGGACGTGAGGTCAGTTATAGTGCCCTCGGCCAGCTTCTCTCTGCTGCTTGGAATATGGAGAGGCTCGAGGGGCAGGGTAAGGCTTTACGCTGTTCAGGGCTCCTCTAATCCCTCCCTAGCCAAGTACCTGAAGCCTTTAGCAGTAGGCAGGTCCTTAGAGTCAAGGCTAGCTGACGGCCTCGTCCTTAGGGACGCCCCCAGGGCCCCCGAGGCAGCTAAGGCCGTAAGCGAGAGCGGGGGCGGCCTCGTTGTCGTCTCTGACCCTGAGATAGCTGAGGCTACAAAGGAGCTCTGGAGGATGGGCTTCATGGCAGAGCCCACCTCGGCGACTGCCTACGCTGCAGCAAGGCTGCTCAGGGAAGCAGGAGTTGACGTTGAGGGGGCTGTGCTGATGCTGACGGGCAATGGCCTGAAGCTTTACGACCTTGTCTCTAGGCTGTAACGCACCTCCTCCTGAGCTCCTCAACGCAGGCCTCGACGCAGGCCCTGAAGTCCTCAGGTCCCACGGACTTCTCGGCGCAGGAGTCCCTGCAGACCTCTACAACGTGCTCCCTGACGAAGGGGTCGCACTCTATCTGCGAGCTCAAAGGCCTCTCACTCGGCTATCCTGCCCATGGACTCTAGCTGCTTAGCAACGTCGTCGAGTTTGAGCCTGAGGAGCGTCGACCTCCTTATGTAGCCAGTTCTCTTGTCCCACCCAAAGGCGTCGTAGGCCTCGTCGATCAGCCCCTCGGGGTTCTCGACCTTCAGGCCCTTGGCCGGCCCTGAGAGTATGGGCGTCACCATGCGCTTCGGGAGCCTGTCGTGCTCCCTGGTAAGCCCTTCCCTAACGTTGAAGGCCTTCTTCAGCTGCCACGTCCTCTCGCCGGCCTCCAGTATATCCTGGGGGCTCACCTGGATCCCCGTGAGCGTGGTGTAGAGCTTTGCCAGCCTCCTGGGGCTCAGGACGCCGCTCTCCGGGGCCGCTGAGTAGAAGATGCAGTAGCCCAGGTTGTTGAAGGCCTCACCGTAGGAGGCTAACACCTTGTAGGCTATGCCCTTGCCAACCCCTGTCTCGGCAAGAGCGTTAGGGAGGGGCCAGGGGAGGCCGAAGTCCTTGAGGCCAGCGTCCACCTGCATCATGTCGTAGGATGGGTAGATGGGGTGGACGTGGCAGGCGCCCCTCGGCATCACGGCGTACTGAATTGCCAACAGCTTTGACTCGACCCTTGGGTCGTGGGCCGGCAGCTCAAGCCCCTTGACGTGGTTTACCAGGTCCTCCGCCTTCCCCAGGGCCTTGGCGGCCCTGTAGCTGCCCTCTGCCAGTACGTCCCCGAAGCCCCTCCTGTGCGCTATCATGTCAATGAGCTGAAGGTAGGTCTCGGGGTCGTCCCACTTAAGCTCAAGGCCCCCTGTGTCCTGCTTAGTTATCAGGCCCTTCTGATAGGCCTCTATGGCCCATGATATGGTGTGGCCCAATGATATGGTGTCGAGGCCGTAGTTGTTGGCGAGCCAGTTGACCCTGATCACCACCTCCATGTTATCTATCATGGGCATGGCGCCGTTCATGTCAGTTGTCTCGTACTCAGGGCCCTCGCTGGGCGGCGTGGCGTAGGGGCCTGCCGCCACGTAGCTGTACCTGGAGCACCCTATGACGCAGGAGTGGCAGGCCCTCCTCTTTATCATGTAGTTCCTCTCCAACGCCTCATGAGATATCTTGTAGGCCCCCTCAAAGTAGCCTGTCTCGAAGTTGGCCGTGGGGAGGGCGCCCGCAGCGTTAAGGCTCAGGAGTCCCCCGATGGTCCCGTGCTCGCCCATCGCCCTGTTGCCGGGGTCAGACTTTATGGCGCTCTGTGCCTCAAGGGCTGCGGCCAGGAAGCCCTCAGGGTCATAGACCTCTACTCCCTCGCCTCCTGCCGCCACTATGGCCTTCAGGTTCTTCGACCCCATGACCGCGCCTCCGCCGGTCCTGCCAGCGGCCCTGTCGTAGTCGTTCATTATCGCGGCGAACCTGACCAGGTTCTCCCCGCCTGGGCCTATGGTCGCCACGGAGGCATCCCTAGCGCCCGTGTCCTCCCGGAGCGCGTCAGTGACCTCATGAACAGTCATCCCCCAGTACCTCTTCGCGCTCCTGATCTCAGCCCTGCCGCCCTCAAGGTAGAGGTAAACGGGCTCCTGCGCCCTGCCAGTTATTACCACCATGTCGAAGCCGCTGTACTTGAGCCAGGCCCCGAACTTGCCGCCTGACCTCGTCTCTCCCCAGGCGCCCGTCTGAGGCGACTTGAAGGCCCAGTAGATGTTGCCTGAGCCAGGCGCCAGCGTGCCGGTCATGGGGCCGGTCGTGGCTATCAGTACGTTATCAGGTGACAGCGGGTCGACGCCAGGCCTCAGCTCGTCCCAGAGGACCCTGGCCGCATAACCGAGGCCTCCTATGTAGAGCTTGACGTAGTCCAGCCTAAGCTCCTCAACTGATGCCCTCTGGGACGTCAGGTTAACCTTCAGGACCCTGCCCTTGTAGCCGTACCAGGGCAAAGCGAGCCCCCTTTGTGAGTCCCTGGCTCCATTATATTAACCCTCTACTATTCAGGGCCCAACGGCTGAGGAGGCCTTGCAGCAGACACTTTCCCAGCTGCTTGAGGAGCACCAGCTGATAAGGAGGGTCGCGTCGGCCCTCGAGTGGCTCTCGCTGAGGTTCGGCTCCTCATCACTTGTGGATGAGGACTTCCTGGCGTCCCTCAATGTGCTCCTGGACTACATAATCTCATGTCATCACTCCAAGGAGGAGGCTACCCTCTTCCCCAGGCTCACCGCGCTTGGAGGCGATCTAGCAGACCTTGTGAAGAGGGCGCTCGAGGACCACAGCGCCTTTGCATCACTGGCCCGGAGGCTAAGGGACAGCATAACGGAGGGCAGCCTCAGCGGGGCCTCGGAGGCGGCGAGGGCCTTATCGTCACTCCTTAAGGATCACATCGACTGGGAGGAGGCGGTACTGTTCGC
The uncultured Acidilobus sp. JCHS genome window above contains:
- a CDS encoding daunorubicin resistance ABC transporter ATP-binding subunit, which gives rise to MSEVSIDVRGLTKRYGSLLAVDHVSFKVYRGEIYSLLGPNGAGKTTTISMLATLRMPTEGDAFVEGYSIVRERTKVRKVIGVVPQDLTADDELTGFDNVLLMAKLHGYRGKEAEERAWDAIKFMELEDAAKRRVMYYSGGMRRRLEIAMSIVHDPKVLFLDEPTVGLDVQSRRHIWDLVRALKKEGVTIILTTHYMEEAEELSDRVAIIDHGHIVAEGTPEDLKAKVKGDRIYVKLKNDAEVAKALEVLSREFNDVKEIDGHVVIKVESSAEAMPQIIKLLSNFNVAELRVVRPNLEEVFLELTGHGLREEESFDAFKFRRLMRAVRS
- a CDS encoding Dinucleotide-utilizing enzymes involved in molybdopterin and thiamine biosynthesis family 2; its protein translation is MEAELFERFSRQVLLKGIGQEGMKRIRDSRVAIIGCGALGSAEAELLARAGVGFLRVVDRDVVDYTNIHRTHMVGEREAEEGKPKALACQEGVKGIDGSIRTEAVIDDVDSDNAEDLMRDVDIVLDGSDNLETRFLINEVAVKKGKPWVYAGVNGWYGTVMFISPRKGPCLRCFMSPEMAQDTSCDIIPTIGTVTTMTGSVAAGLALRYLAGDEPEPGELILIDGRLMNIEKVSVRRDPQCPVCGLRRFEMLSRRPSYGVARLCGSRAFKVRLNRPVNLEEAVKALERANELVMARPGWVRVLTKEGASVTIVGRLVIIENAKDETAAAQIYDKLMRAVGLSSM
- a CDS encoding Aldehyde:ferredoxin oxidoreductase, translating into MPWYGYKGRVLKVNLTSQRASVEELRLDYVKLYIGGLGYAARVLWDELRPGVDPLSPDNVLIATTGPMTGTLAPGSGNIYWAFKSPQTGAWGETRSGGKFGAWLKYSGFDMVVITGRAQEPVYLYLEGGRAEIRSAKRYWGMTVHEVTDALREDTGARDASVATIGPGGENLVRFAAIMNDYDRAAGRTGGGAVMGSKNLKAIVAAGGEGVEVYDPEGFLAAALEAQSAIKSDPGNRAMGEHGTIGGLLSLNAAGALPTANFETGYFEGAYKISHEALERNYMIKRRACHSCVIGCSRYSYVAAGPYATPPSEGPEYETTDMNGAMPMIDNMEVVIRVNWLANNYGLDTISLGHTISWAIEAYQKGLITKQDTGGLELKWDDPETYLQLIDMIAHRRGFGDVLAEGSYRAAKALGKAEDLVNHVKGLELPAHDPRVESKLLAIQYAVMPRGACHVHPIYPSYDMMQVDAGLKDFGLPWPLPNALAETGVGKGIAYKVLASYGEAFNNLGYCIFYSAAPESGVLSPRRLAKLYTTLTGIQVSPQDILEAGERTWQLKKAFNVREGLTREHDRLPKRMVTPILSGPAKGLKVENPEGLIDEAYDAFGWDKRTGYIRRSTLLRLKLDDVAKQLESMGRIAE
- a CDS encoding Threonine synthase — encoded protein: MWRLTCPRCGFKGEEGRYYPFCPRCGGALELEGELPKYGRLLGEGNTPLIYRRTRLGVLGFKLEYLNPSGSFKDRGTSVSLQLARDLGYRCTVEDSSGNSGISTATYAAYLGLEATIAVPASAPQGKKEVLRSLGANVVELPTREEAARFAEGLSSRCFYVSHSRSAVFLEGMKSAGQELPEDVRSVIVPSASFSLLLGIWRGSRGRVRLYAVQGSSNPSLAKYLKPLAVGRSLESRLADGLVLRDAPRAPEAAKAVSESGGGLVVVSDPEIAEATKELWRMGFMAEPTSATAYAAARLLREAGVDVEGAVLMLTGNGLKLYDLVSRL
- a CDS encoding ATPase (PilT family), which produces MSGEPNRVYVADPDAVIDGTLRKLLESSKLMGKVLVPKGLISYLYSEARAGRSIGFTGLDEASKVFGAPGGQVELDESITLSSYESLKEAVRDRARRIGAVLITSDPIQAMAAKSIGVEVMYTGISREGRLKIEDYFNEKTMSVHLKENAVPLAKVGRPGSWIFVKLSEAALTRAEIMEMAREIMERALTTGEGFIEIDRAGSTIVQLRDYRIIITRPPLSDGWEITATRPIAKLRLEDYNLHPKLMERLLSRAEGILISGAPGAGKTTFAQALAEFYASKGKVVKTIESPRDMRLPPSITQYSKSYADLRELHDILLLSRPDYTVFDEMRDDDDFKLYVDLRLAGIGMIGVVHATSPIDAIQRLATRVELGMIPSIVDTTIFIEAGQVSKVYELSITVKLPTGLKEEELARPVVEVKDFITGDLEYELYTFGEQVMVVPISAREGRADLASKVAKIIPGAEAEIKEGALVIRLPRKANLTSRKVKALKKLAQDEGLDLRFVPKG